One Endozoicomonas gorgoniicola DNA window includes the following coding sequences:
- a CDS encoding phosphatidylglycerophosphatase A family protein, which produces MSRSPSVWSNPVHFLAFGLGSGLAPKAPGTFGTLAAVPFYLLLQYLPMWNYLLVLVVSMILGIWICDRTSRDLGVHDHPGIVWDEFVGYWITMMAAPAGWLWVITGFVLFRFFDIIKPWPIRVLDKKVKGGFGIMIDDVIAGLFALVCMQVLAAVWG; this is translated from the coding sequence ATGAGCCGATCTCCTTCCGTCTGGTCTAACCCTGTTCATTTTCTGGCTTTCGGGCTTGGCAGTGGTCTGGCTCCTAAAGCACCGGGTACCTTTGGCACACTGGCGGCGGTGCCTTTTTACCTGCTGCTGCAGTACTTGCCCATGTGGAACTATCTGCTGGTGCTGGTCGTCAGTATGATTCTGGGAATCTGGATTTGCGACCGCACTTCCAGAGACCTGGGAGTACACGACCATCCGGGTATTGTCTGGGATGAATTTGTGGGGTACTGGATTACCATGATGGCTGCGCCCGCTGGCTGGCTGTGGGTCATAACGGGTTTCGTCCTGTTCCGCTTTTTCGACATCATCAAGCCCTGGCCTATTCGTGTACTGGATAAAAAGGTAAAAGGTGGCTTTGGCATTATGATTGATGATGTGATTGCCGGGCTGTTCGCACTAGTCTGTATGCAGGTTCTGGCGGCGGTCTGGGGTTAG
- the thiL gene encoding thiamine-phosphate kinase — MSLGEFDLIRHFFDRPELRSSRPDVLGIGDDCALLSVPEGMQLAQSLDTLVSGVHFPEHCDPFLLGYRALATNISDIAAMGAEPHSFTLGLTLPESDTDWLQAFSDGLVALAQPSGLALIGGDTTRGPLTISIQVQGLVPSGQALRRNGAKEGDLIYVSGSLGDAAGALPAVLEGLYPQNCEDASVQYLLQRYYQPSPRVKLGQWLAANGATSALDISDGLLGDLGHTLKASQVGAELNLEQLPLSPQLLNVAGKQKAQGYALSGGDDYELCFTWPAHKTLELPEEIRAECSVTCIGRITDAEGICDRATGQPLSAAAYRHF, encoded by the coding sequence ATGTCACTTGGAGAGTTTGATTTAATCCGACATTTCTTTGATCGTCCGGAACTGCGATCTTCCCGGCCTGATGTGCTTGGCATTGGTGACGACTGCGCCCTGCTGTCGGTGCCTGAGGGTATGCAGCTGGCGCAATCGCTGGACACGCTGGTGTCTGGTGTTCACTTTCCTGAACACTGCGATCCTTTTCTGCTTGGCTACCGCGCACTGGCAACGAACATCAGCGACATTGCCGCTATGGGAGCCGAGCCGCACAGTTTTACCCTGGGCCTGACACTGCCTGAATCCGACACTGACTGGTTACAGGCATTTTCTGACGGGCTGGTGGCACTGGCGCAACCTTCAGGGCTGGCTCTGATTGGTGGCGATACTACCCGGGGGCCCCTGACCATTTCCATTCAGGTTCAGGGACTGGTTCCCTCAGGTCAGGCGCTTCGACGAAATGGTGCGAAAGAGGGTGACTTAATATACGTCAGTGGAAGTCTTGGAGATGCAGCAGGGGCTTTACCGGCTGTATTGGAAGGGCTGTATCCACAGAATTGTGAAGATGCTTCTGTTCAATACCTGCTTCAGCGTTACTACCAGCCGTCTCCAAGAGTGAAGCTTGGGCAATGGCTGGCGGCAAACGGCGCTACGTCTGCGCTGGATATTTCTGACGGTTTGCTGGGCGATCTGGGGCATACCCTGAAAGCCAGTCAGGTGGGGGCAGAGCTGAATCTTGAACAGCTACCGCTGTCGCCGCAGTTGTTAAACGTTGCCGGAAAGCAAAAAGCACAGGGCTATGCGCTCAGTGGTGGCGATGATTACGAACTCTGTTTTACCTGGCCTGCCCACAAAACGCTGGAATTACCCGAAGAGATTCGGGCAGAATGTTCTGTCACCTGTATTGGTCGTATTACGGATGCTGAAGGCATTTGTGATCGTGCAACAGGGCAACCCTTATCCGCTGCCGCTTACCGGCATTTCTAA
- the nusB gene encoding transcription antitermination factor NusB — MNQEAGRKDAQRPKPSERRRARQLALQALYQWQMSKSSLTDIEMQFRADNDFSKVDDGYFHSLLHGIPREMSTLDETMNPLLDRPISQLDPVEVAALRIGCYELMNRSDVPYRVVINEAIELVKRFGAQDSHRYINGILDKLAPRVRADEVRSYRKR, encoded by the coding sequence CTGAACCAGGAAGCCGGGCGTAAGGACGCCCAGCGTCCAAAGCCTTCCGAGCGTCGTCGCGCCCGTCAGCTGGCGCTGCAGGCTTTGTACCAGTGGCAGATGTCCAAATCGTCCCTGACTGATATTGAAATGCAGTTCCGTGCAGACAATGATTTCAGCAAGGTGGACGACGGTTACTTCCACTCCCTGTTGCACGGTATCCCCCGTGAAATGAGTACGCTGGACGAAACGATGAACCCGCTGCTGGATCGCCCCATCAGTCAGCTGGATCCGGTGGAAGTGGCTGCTCTGCGTATTGGCTGCTATGAGCTGATGAATCGCTCCGACGTCCCTTACCGTGTTGTGATCAATGAAGCCATTGAGCTGGTGAAGCGCTTTGGTGCTCAGGATTCTCACCGCTACATCAACGGCATTCTGGATAAGCTGGCTCCCCGCGTAAGAGCGGACGAAGTTCGCAGTTATCGCAAGCGTTAG
- the ribH gene encoding 6,7-dimethyl-8-ribityllumazine synthase encodes MSLKTIEGTLEPNGGKYAIVVGRWNAFVVESLLSGAVDSLTRHGIPEEDITVVRCPGAVEIPLAVKKVAKTGQYDAIVALGAVIRGGTPHFEFVANECVKGLSHVNLEYEIPVSFGVLTVDTIEQAIERSGTKAGNKGEEAAMAAFEMVSLLKKLEA; translated from the coding sequence ATGTCTTTAAAAACTATTGAAGGCACTCTGGAACCTAATGGCGGTAAGTACGCCATCGTGGTTGGTCGCTGGAACGCTTTTGTTGTAGAAAGTCTGCTGAGTGGTGCGGTGGACAGCCTGACCCGTCATGGTATTCCGGAAGAGGATATCACTGTTGTGCGTTGTCCGGGTGCTGTTGAAATCCCGCTGGCAGTCAAGAAAGTCGCTAAAACCGGCCAGTACGACGCCATCGTTGCCCTGGGCGCTGTTATCCGTGGTGGTACGCCACACTTTGAGTTTGTTGCCAACGAATGTGTGAAAGGCCTGTCCCATGTCAATCTGGAATACGAAATTCCGGTGAGCTTTGGCGTACTGACGGTTGACACCATTGAACAGGCGATTGAACGCTCAGGCACCAAGGCTGGCAACAAAGGTGAAGAGGCTGCCATGGCCGCTTTTGAAATGGTGTCTCTGCTGAAAAAGCTGGAGGCCTGA
- the ribBA gene encoding bifunctional 3,4-dihydroxy-2-butanone-4-phosphate synthase/GTP cyclohydrolase II, with the protein MQLNSIEEIIEDIRLGKPVILMDDEDRENEGDLIIAAEKITPEIVNFMTREARGLLCLTLTGERCGFLGLPPMVSSDDNQSGYGTPFTVSIEAAEGVTTGISAHDRARTIRVAVDSLSRPEDIVQPGHVFPLRARPGGVLSRAGHTEAGCDLARLAGVTPAAAIIEIMNEDGSMSRRPDLELFAEKHDLKIGTIADLIHYRIMNEKTVEQVEKRKLDTDFGQFDMTVYKDTISGNTHLALSKGYITPDTPVMVRVHAMEPFRDLLSAHAGEGACSWSLNKAMAEIAQESRGVIVLLDNEQKLDLGTALNRFSEGRTGVGGISGAYRTIGTGSQILRELGVGKMRLLSSPVKFGALSGFDLEIVEYIPCEG; encoded by the coding sequence ATGCAACTGAATTCCATCGAAGAAATTATCGAAGACATCCGTCTCGGTAAGCCTGTAATCCTGATGGATGACGAAGATCGTGAAAATGAAGGCGACCTGATTATCGCTGCGGAAAAAATCACTCCTGAGATCGTTAACTTCATGACCCGTGAGGCGCGTGGACTGCTGTGCCTGACGCTGACCGGAGAACGCTGCGGTTTTCTGGGTCTGCCACCGATGGTCAGCTCAGACGACAACCAGTCAGGTTATGGTACGCCGTTTACTGTCTCCATTGAGGCGGCTGAAGGCGTCACCACCGGCATTTCTGCCCATGACCGGGCGCGAACCATTCGCGTGGCAGTGGACTCCCTGTCCCGTCCGGAAGATATTGTTCAGCCAGGGCATGTCTTCCCACTGCGTGCTCGTCCGGGTGGTGTGTTGAGTCGTGCTGGCCATACTGAAGCCGGTTGTGACCTGGCGCGTCTGGCGGGTGTGACCCCGGCGGCAGCGATCATTGAGATCATGAACGAAGATGGCTCCATGTCCCGTCGCCCGGATCTGGAGCTTTTTGCTGAAAAGCACGATCTGAAGATTGGCACCATCGCGGACCTGATCCATTACCGGATCATGAACGAAAAGACCGTGGAGCAGGTTGAGAAGCGCAAACTGGACACCGATTTCGGTCAGTTTGATATGACGGTCTACAAAGACACCATCAGCGGAAATACCCACCTGGCGTTGAGCAAGGGCTATATTACTCCCGATACGCCGGTTATGGTTCGTGTGCATGCCATGGAACCTTTCCGTGACTTGCTGTCTGCTCATGCCGGTGAAGGTGCCTGCAGCTGGTCCCTGAACAAGGCAATGGCAGAAATCGCCCAGGAATCCCGGGGCGTTATTGTTCTGCTGGATAATGAACAGAAGCTGGATCTGGGTACTGCCCTTAATCGTTTCAGTGAAGGACGCACAGGTGTTGGTGGTATTTCGGGTGCTTACCGAACCATTGGTACCGGTTCCCAAATTCTGCGTGAGCTGGGTGTTGGCAAGATGCGCCTGCTGAGTTCTCCGGTGAAGTTTGGTGCGCTGTCCGGCTTTGATCTGGAAATTGTCGAATATATTCCCTGTGAAGGTTAA
- a CDS encoding riboflavin synthase gives MFTGIIEAVGRLNSSEKRQGDLRMTVDSGQLDLSDVQLGDSIATNGVCLTVVELTGSGYVADVSLETLEYTTLDKLPAGSPLNLEKALTPTTRLGGHLVSGHVDGVGCVVSVESAARSSVFWLEAPKALARYIAHKGSVTIDGVSLTVNKVDGCRFALNIVPHTQQETIISHYRPGTRVNLEVDLLARYLERLLDPSLKDDQAEPASSLTAGFLAEHGFMR, from the coding sequence ATGTTTACCGGAATTATTGAAGCAGTAGGGCGTTTGAATTCGTCGGAAAAACGTCAGGGCGACCTGCGTATGACGGTCGATTCTGGCCAGCTGGATCTGTCTGATGTACAGCTGGGCGACAGCATTGCCACCAATGGAGTCTGCCTGACGGTTGTTGAACTGACAGGTTCCGGTTATGTGGCTGATGTGTCACTGGAAACCCTGGAATATACAACGTTGGATAAACTGCCTGCTGGCAGCCCCCTGAACCTGGAAAAAGCACTGACACCCACTACAAGACTGGGGGGGCATCTGGTCAGTGGTCATGTGGATGGCGTTGGGTGCGTGGTTTCTGTAGAATCCGCTGCCCGTTCCAGCGTGTTCTGGCTGGAAGCACCGAAAGCACTGGCTCGATATATTGCGCACAAAGGCTCGGTGACGATTGATGGTGTCAGCCTGACGGTCAACAAGGTCGATGGTTGCCGTTTTGCCCTGAATATTGTGCCGCATACCCAGCAGGAAACCATTATCTCGCACTACCGACCCGGAACCAGAGTGAATCTGGAGGTTGATCTGCTGGCTCGTTATCTGGAGCGCTTGTTAGACCCGTCTCTGAAAGACGATCAGGCCGAACCCGCTTCCAGTCTGACAGCAGGTTTTCTGGCAGAACACGGATTTATGCGCTGA
- the ribD gene encoding bifunctional diaminohydroxyphosphoribosylaminopyrimidine deaminase/5-amino-6-(5-phosphoribosylamino)uracil reductase RibD has product MASASDHLYMTRAIELARKGLYTARPNPCVGCVIVQGDQVVGEGYHQRAGEPHAEVHALAMAGTQTKGATVYVTLEPCSHFGRTPPCAEALVKAGVAEVVIAMQDPNPQVAGRGISMLKEKGIKTRLGVMEAEARALNSGFIKRMRTGRPYVRTKLAMSLDGRTAMASGESKWVTGPQARSEVQRLRALSGAIVTGIGSILLDDSALTLRETELNLPEAAELLQTQPLRVVLDSRLQTPVDARVVTGPGDVMIFCSVQAEKARKRALEEAGAEVLMLDSHDGRINLEQMLEILVTKDINDVLLETGATLAGAMMQQGLVDELIVFMAPTLMGSDARPLMEMPFTSMSEKRNLNITDIRAVGNDWKITAFPKND; this is encoded by the coding sequence ATGGCCTCTGCTTCCGATCACCTGTATATGACCCGGGCTATAGAGCTGGCGCGTAAAGGGCTTTATACCGCCCGGCCCAATCCCTGTGTTGGTTGCGTTATTGTGCAGGGAGACCAGGTGGTGGGTGAGGGTTATCACCAGCGTGCAGGAGAACCCCATGCCGAGGTTCATGCACTGGCAATGGCAGGTACGCAGACAAAAGGGGCAACGGTTTACGTAACGCTTGAGCCTTGCAGTCATTTTGGGCGTACACCGCCCTGTGCCGAAGCGCTGGTTAAAGCCGGAGTGGCTGAGGTGGTGATTGCGATGCAGGACCCGAATCCGCAGGTGGCTGGCCGTGGGATCAGCATGCTCAAAGAAAAAGGCATAAAAACCCGGCTGGGTGTCATGGAGGCTGAAGCCAGAGCCTTGAACTCAGGCTTTATCAAACGTATGCGAACCGGTCGTCCTTATGTGCGCACCAAACTGGCCATGAGCCTGGATGGGCGCACGGCTATGGCCAGCGGTGAGTCCAAGTGGGTTACAGGGCCTCAGGCTCGCAGTGAGGTGCAGCGTCTGCGCGCGCTCAGTGGCGCTATTGTGACAGGGATTGGATCAATTCTTCTTGATGACTCAGCACTCACACTGAGAGAAACCGAGCTGAATTTACCGGAAGCCGCTGAGCTGCTGCAGACACAACCTCTGCGAGTGGTGCTGGATTCCCGTTTGCAGACACCGGTCGATGCCAGGGTGGTGACCGGTCCGGGAGATGTAATGATCTTCTGCTCGGTACAGGCAGAGAAAGCCCGTAAACGGGCGCTGGAGGAAGCAGGTGCCGAAGTGTTGATGCTCGACTCTCACGATGGGCGAATCAACCTTGAGCAAATGCTGGAAATCCTGGTCACAAAGGATATCAATGATGTATTGCTGGAAACCGGTGCTACGCTGGCGGGTGCCATGATGCAGCAGGGGCTGGTGGATGAACTGATTGTCTTTATGGCACCGACACTGATGGGTTCTGATGCCCGCCCACTGATGGAAATGCCTTTCACCAGCATGTCGGAAAAACGGAACCTGAACATTACCGATATCCGGGCGGTGGGTAATGACTGGAAAATCACTGCCTTTCCAAAAAACGATTAA